Proteins encoded within one genomic window of Oryza glaberrima chromosome 12, OglaRS2, whole genome shotgun sequence:
- the LOC127757549 gene encoding carboxyvinyl-carboxyphosphonate phosphorylmutase, chloroplastic, whose product MAEVNGANNGNGHHGHGNGNGAAAAGRSTSVSRKIESEGAVLMPGVYDALSAAIVQKTGFYAGFISGYAVSGSFLGTPDVGLLTPPEMAEVARRICASAPNTLFIADADTGGGNALNVKRTVQDLMAAGAAGCFLEDQAWPKKCGHMHGKQVIPAEEHAVKIAAAREVVGDRDFFIVARTDARSVTGLDDAIRRANLYIDAGADACFVEAPRSDEELMEICRRTKGYRVCNMLEGGKTPLHTRQELMEMGFHLIKSPLTTVYAAARALVDVLAALKRAETTRDELHRLTTFAEFNNLVGLDSWLDIEARFSVNSSVPKPLPAPETTTTTEMEKAKAKAAAVVAGNGATNGATNGVH is encoded by the exons ATGGCCGAGGTGAACGGAGCCAATAACGGCAACGGCCACCACGGCcacggcaacggcaacggcgcggcggcggcggggcggtcGACGAGTGTGTCGAGGAAGATCGAGTCGGAGGGGGCGGTGCTGATGCCCGGGGTGTACGACGCGCTGTCGGCGGCGATCGTCCAGAAGACCGGGTTCTACGCCGGCTTCATCTCCGGCTACGCCGTCTCCGGCTCCTTCCTCGGCACCCCCGACGTCGGCCTCCTCAC GCCGCCGGAGATGGCAGAGGTGGCGAGGCGGATCTGCGCGTCGGCGCCCAACACCCTCTTCATCGCCGACGCCG aCACTGGTGGCGGCAATGCTCTGAATGTGAAGCGTACTGTTCAGGACCTGATGGCAGCAGGTGCTGCAGGCTGCTTCCTCGAG GACCAGGCATGGCCAAAGAAGTGTG GACACATGCATGGCAAGCAG GTGATACCAGCAGAGGAGCACGCTGTGAAGATAGCTGCAGCGAGAGAGGTCGTTGGTGATCGGGACTTCTTTATCGTGGCCCGGACTGACGCTCGATCTGTCACTGGTCTTGATGATGCCATTAGGCGTGCCAATCTCTACATAGAT gcGGGAGCAGACGCGTGCTTCGTGGAGGCGCCGCGGAGCGACGAGGAGCTGATGGAGATCTGCAGGAGGACCAAGGGTTATCGCGTGTGCAACATGCTGGAGGGCGGGAAGACGCCGCTGCACACGAGGCAGGAGCTCATGGAGATGGGGTTCCACCTCATCAAGTCCCCCCTCACCACCGTctacgccgccgcccgcgccctcgtcgacgtcctcgccgccctcAAGCGCGCCGAGACCACCCGCGACGAGCTCCACCGCCTCACCACCTTCGCCGAGTTCAACAACCTCGTCGGCCTCGACTCCTGGCTCGACATCGAGGCCCGCTTCTCCGTCAACTCCTCCGTTCCCAAGCCactgccggcgccggagacgacgaccacgacggaGATGGAGAAGGCTAAGGCCAAGGcggccgccgtcgttgccggaAACGGAGCTACCAATGGCGCTACCAATGGGGTACACTAA